The stretch of DNA TGTGGATGGGAAACCAGTTGGTGTGAGGGATGGGAAGGGGGTtggcgcgcgtgcgcgaggacgggcGCGTCTGCAGGGACCAAGTCGGCCGGCCAAGGCGACCAAGGCCGATAGCGACACGGTCGACAGtgactcggactcggatTCAGGCTCTGACAGCGGCTCGAGTGACGTCTCTagcgatgaggacgaggatgaagatgaggatgaggggagtgacgacgccaaggtcgaggacgaggccgacgaaaaggacaaggacaaggaggccgaggagaacaAGACCCCAGCCAAGCAGGCGTGCCGCTTCTTCGCACGTGGGCAGTGTCGTTTCGGCTCCCGGTGCAAGTTAGAGCACACACGCCCCAACACCCAGAGTGTCcccgagaagaaggaggaacCCAAGGGCCCACCCAAGCCAAGGCCACCTCGTGCGCCCCGCGGACCAGCGCCCAACGCTTTCGCCAGGCCATCGATGCTCGGAGCCGTAAGTCCCTCTTGAACTGtctgacaccagatccTCGCCAATCCTATCGAGAACACCCTGTCTCAGCTCAGCCAGACTATCCGGTTCCTTGTGGCTAATGATATGTTGCACAGGGTTGAGGTGCGTGCTGGCCAGGCTGAAGAGGAGAGGcaggagagggagaagattgtcgtcgttgaggagggcgggcCGTAGTTACTGCCTGCAGCTTGTATCAATGCGTCATCCATTGTGTTCCGCACAACTGTAATCCAACCACCAGTCCCAGACACGCTCACACGAAACGATACCATATCCCATACAATGTCTACCGACGCCCAGGGCTCAACGAGCGgtcgcgccggcgcggcccACCACGGCCTCCGCGAGCACCGGCCGGGGCCTTGGCGAAGGCGAAgtcgctgctgtcagcatATGTGGGCAACTTGGTAGCTGCTGTGTACTTTATCCGAGCATGGAGCAGGTCCTCTGACATCCGCGCGCCCTTAGGCTACGCTGCCCACTTTGTGCTTCCAACTCGACGCGTAGTACAGGTTCAAGAGCGACGGACTCAGCCGTCCTTGTGCATCCCCCTCGACCCACCCCGGCACTCACGTGTGGATCTTCTTTTCGAGGAACTCGGTCCCATCCGTCTCCTTgatcgccgcctcggcctcctccttgcgcgcGTACTCGATGAGCGCGTAgccctggtgtcagctacCGTCGGACAAGGTGAAGCTGCGCTAGTACTGCTTGGACAACAGGAGTCGCGGGCCTAACGAGATTAAGAAGGCGGAGTGGACGATATGCGGTGCCACGCAGCCGTTCCAGCCACTGAGCCAGTCCACCTTCCGGCTCCTCATCACCTATGCACACGCTTGGGGAACGCCCATCGgtcggcgcgtcgccacACTCACCATCACGTAACCCGTTCGCCGGTTCAATGCCATGGAGAGGTTGCGCACGTCGCCATACTCCCCAAACAGGTCCTggaggtcctcctccgtcgACTCCTCATTGAGGCCTGTGACGATGATGATCCAGCCCTCGAcggctggcgtcagctaCTACGGCACCAGAGTAAGCGGACGTACAGCGCGCGGCCCAGTCCGACTTGCCGTTGGCTGACAGAGAAAGGTGTGGATGTGCGTCGAAAGGAATGACAGGTcagaagcgcaaggtcaGTATCAAAGCACAGCGTAGCGGCTGCGTACCGTCTCTCcgcgctgctgtcagctttgtGTCCGGCGACTAGCTGAACTCACCGTCTGCGCCCATGTCGACGTCCGCCATCTTGATTAAGGAAGGTGTGGGGGAGATTGTCCGATCGATCTCGGACTTGGCGTGGGGGATTCTGGAAGCGCCCTAGTCAGATCCTAGAAGAGAATGTCGATCTTGAGCTTGTTAATGCGGCTGTTGGTGAGGAAAGTGGTTCAGGTAGTGTCAACAACTGAGTTGCAAGAGGCGTTGCGCGTTTCTACTTTCCCTAGGAGGCCAAAGTCACGTGGCAGCATATTACGTATGTTAGTCGATCAGTCGGCATACGAAGGTTGCCCATCAAGCACACCATCCTTGGTCAGCTCTTCATTACTTCCCAACTTGCCGACTTTCCGACTCATTCTACTCTCAATACTTCACAGTACTCAATCTATCTCAAACCAAACCTCCTCTTCAAATCCCCCAACTCACCATGTCCAACCTCATCGAGGTCACCTCCCCCGAACACttcaaggccgagctcaGCAAGGACCTGAACCGGGTCTCGGTCCTCAACTTCTGGGCGCCGTGGGCTGAGCCATGCAAGGGGTTCAACGAGGCTGTTGCCGCTGAAGCGGCGCGTTTCCCGAACGTACTGTTCCTCAACGTGAGTGCGGACGGCAGAAAGGTTGTTCAAAGCCTCTCTTGAGCTCGCTCCTCACAAGTGGCGCGGAGCAAGCCAGCTGGCGTAACCCTCGAatgagctgaccccagatcGAGGCAGAGTCGCTTGCGGACATCTCGGAGAGCTTTGACATCGAGGCCGTTCCTAgcttccttcttcttcgtgTGAGTCTGGTGGTTGTTTGGCTCCGGGGTCGTGGTGTGTTTTGGGCGGCCGTTACACCCGACGCGACTCTGGCGATGCAGCGAGAGGCCTTAACAATACCATATCCTTTGTTGTTGACGATGCTGACGGTACTTCTGACTTTCATTGCGACCGCCGATCTCCCACCTCTACCCACCTTGCTCAACGGATCAACCTCTCTCACCTTGCCTCCGCTGTAACGCTGTGTCGCGTTTCGCTTCGCTTAATGCTTCCATCTTGTAGGGCCactccctcctcgcccgccatTCTGGCGCCGACCCGGCACTTCTCCGCTCCATGCTCTCGCAGCACTCGGGTCAGCCCGCCGCTGCCAACGTCGCGAGCTccgctgctgccgccgcgTCTGAGCCCGAGCGTCCCCGtaccgaggaggagatcaCGGAACGCTGCAAGGAGATCATGAACCGCCACAAGGTCGTGCTCTTCATGAAGGGCAACCCCAGCGCACCCAAGTGCGGGTTCAGCCGCCAAACCGTGGGGCTTCTGCGCGACAAGGGTATTGAGTTTGCCTGGTTTGATATTctgagcgacgaggacgtgcgGCAGGGGCTGAAGCGCGTCAACGACTGGCCTACGTTCCCTCAGATCATTCTCAACGGGGAGCTTGTTGGTGGGCTGGATATTCTCAAGGAGATGGTTgagagtggcgagtgggacgaggtgtatgccgacgaggccaaggagtAGGCTATAGGCTAGCTTCTATTGGGTGTGTCTGGCCATGTCTGGGTTGTTATATTTGCATGCATGTCTTTAGAGTACTCGACAGTGTGTGGTGCATGGGTTTGTGGCAGATTGGAATGTATGCTTGTTGGTTTCGTGCAGGCATTGAGAGAGTGAGCGGGGTTCATGATGGGCATGAGCACGGGTCGTGCATTCTGAGTTGTACGTCATGAACGTGGTGTGCCACAGTACTAAGAAAATCCAGGGGGGCCGGCGTTTTTGGAAACACCGAAATAGGAAGCCACGCGTGAGCGATGGTCTACGGTGCAGGTTCCTAGGTTGGCTTACAGTGGTAAGGTGGGTAGCGTGTGCGGCTTGCCCTCACTCTCGGCCCTTGctcatcatcaacctcccccttcctttacctccccccccccccccgccCCCTTTCTCTCCTTCTTAGCTGGTCGTTGCTATTAGTCGCAACTCATTCCATCAGCCACCCACAAACCTATTCCAACCTCATCCCATCCACGCATCACTCTTCACATCTCTGTTCATCTAATCCAaaccccctcctccctcacgcgccggcgccttGTTCATCTCGCGACCCTCGCCAACTACAACGCGTTGACAATCTACTCCCCAGCTTGATTCAATCCAAACCCCCGTCATCCGGGGATGCATCGTTCCTAAGACTCCTCCCTCAATCatcccaccttccctcttccaTCCCCCCTTATCCTCTCACGTCCATgtcccaccctcctcccggACTGGGAGGCGGGGTCGCCAGGACCGGCCCTCCGCCTGGCTTTGGTAACAATGTCCAAGGTGGCGCTGGAAACAGCCCAGGcgctggtggtggcggcagTGGGGCCAACGGTGGCACCGCCGCAATCGTGCGCGCCCAAATCGTCTTCCTTTTGAGCACCCTTTCAGAAGACACGTTTGACAAGGCATCGCAAGAGCTCCGCACGGTGCGTACATCATCTCATGGTCGATCTGAACGCGACTGCTCGTGTGATGTGATGGCGCTGACTTTTTGCAGATGGCAAGCAACCACGGCCCCGAGATGTACCACCACTTTGTGCGCCGCACAGCCGTTGTTGCTGCGCCTGTCATCCAGACGCTCGTGCAACACTCGCAGCAGTACAAAGACGACCCctctgcgccgccgccgcagatCTCCACCACCGACCATGCCGCTTTAGCCTGGCGCCTCCTTGCGACTGAAGCtgtccgcgccgcgcgcgacgtgTCGCTCGCGCCCCACTACGTGGCCACCATGCTCTCGCCGTCGCAGGGCACGCCGCTCCCTCTGCCAAATCTGCGTCTCTTCAACCTCTCGCCTGCCGTTCTGTTCTCGCTTTCGGCGCTTGCCCTGGCCAACCCGCAAGTGTTTCCCAATACGAACCCTGCCtacgacgccgtcaagaACGACCTGCACCAGACATACCAGGGTGCGATGGAGATTCTTGGTTCGAACATGCCGTTCTGGGCTGGCAACATCCCAGGCCAACCGCAGGACGACATCTCGATGCAAGAGGCCCGCATCCTCATTCTTGCGTTGTACCCCTGTtcgtcaccttcctccgacGACAAGTTGGCACGCCCAGCCTCTCCGATCAACcccactctccctcacCATACCATCCTGAACTCCCTCCAGCGCGGCTTCATGCTGCAGGTCCTCACCCACAAGTTCAACGGGCCCATTATCCTGCACAACACGCTGCCCGCACTCCAGCCCGGTGGCGCTCCTCGCACGGTTGGCGCGATTCCTCTCGAGGACATCTTgttcgagctcggcgagacCATCACCCAAGACGAGACCACAGTTGCCGCCGTGATTAAGTGCTGGTGGGGTCCCTATATCCTTGACGAGCCCGTCCCACAGGCAGTCTTTGACGAAGTCGTACACACCCTCCACGGTCTGTGTCGCGGCCTACACGAAGGCAGGACCACCGACACGTTAGCCGTTATGAAGGCGCTGGTCGAGACCACCAAGCCAGCCAACATCCACTGGGATGATGTTGTCAAGTCGTTCGACACTCCCTCTACTCCACTGGCGTACTCTGCAGCCCTCATGCTGGCTGCCAACCTCCTGTTGGTGCCCCCCCAGACACCCGTGCCTCCCATTGCTGCCCTTCTCCCGGCCTCAACTTCGGATAGGACGTGGATCAACATGTCGTCCCTGCTGTACGTCCTTAGAAACCTGTCGCAGTTACCTCCCGACTCGTTGAACCTTTACACTTCGCCGACTTCACCCCCTCCTGAGGCAATGGCGCGCATCGTTGAGCCCTACCCAGCCGAGACCAAAGTTAGCAAGGCAGTCCGCCagcaggccaaggacgTCCAGGCTGCAGGGCTGTGGAACACTCTCGGCCTTATCCAAGTCCTCACGCGAGCTTGCACGATGGCCGACTCTGAGGAGGGCCCCGAACGCGAGGATCGCATTGAGGTTGGCCGTCGTGCcaccgagctcctcgaccgcgcggcTTCCCTCGCACCCGAGCTCGTTCTGATCGGCCTCGAGAAGTTGCCCAAGCCGCTTCCACCCCCCATCCAGGCAATGCACCAGAAGATCTTGGAGATCTACCTTGTCAACCCTTACGCAGACCTTGCTTCAGCACCCCTCGTGTTCCAGCAGCTCTGGGACCTCAACCCCTCGGGACTCCTCAAAGACCTGGGCGAGTTCtatggcgaggacgagaacaaccttggcaaggtcgtcgagatCGCGTGGGACCTCAACATTATGGACAAGCTTCTCGAAAGCGAGAATGTGCACTTTGCCCTTGACGTCGCCACCCTTGCAGCTAGCAAGGACTACTTCCACCTGGGAGACTGGCTTGCTGACACTGTCTCGGTCCGCGACCACGACTTCCTGTTGGCCATCTTCGACTTTATTGAGCACAAGGTCCGCCTGGAGATTGACCATCAGCACCAGCCCGAGTCGGTGCCCAACCTTATGTTCACGCTGTCGGACGATGCGTACTCGATCTTCATCCGCGTGCTACGCAACGCCGAGAACCTTGCGGCTGAGGACGTTCGCCGCTTCAAGATCCTCCGCACAGACGTACTCATCCTCCACCCGCGCTTGCTCAACCTTCGTCCCGGATCCAAGGAGGAACAGGGCTTCGCCGTTGCCACCTACAGCAAGACGATCAGTTCGCAGGTCGACGACATGTACCGTCGCATGTACTCGGAGGATGACGACCTTACGCTGGACAGCGTCATCGACCAGCTCACGCAGTACTCCAAGTCGAGCGACACTCGCGAGCAAGAGCTATTCGCGGCCGCTCTCCACTCGCTCTTTGACGAGTACAAGTTTATCAAGACCTACCCGCACCGTGAGCTCACGATGACTGGCATCCTCTTTGGCGCGATCATCGACTgtcgcctcgtcaaggacaCGCCAGCGTTCGTTGCTACCCGCTACGTTGCAGACGCCTGCAAGACTGCGCCCCACGAGCCGCCCTACCAGTTTGGCGTCAGTGCTTTGGGCGTCCTCCGCGCATCGCTTGTCGACTTCCCTGGTCTCTGCAGATCGCTCCTTGAGATCCCTGCGTTACACGAGTCGCACCCTTCCTATATACAGGAGATTCAAGCCGCGGTCGcagagcgcgaggagcttgacCAGCAGGGTGGCGTCAAGCTTGCCTTCCCTGCGCTCAAGCTTCCCATCCTCATTgaagagggcgacgacCAGTTCCGCGAGCCTGACCCGATGACGAGAGACAAGATCATGTTCATCGTCAACAACATTGCCCCAGGCAATTACGAGACCAAGTCGCTGGatctcctcaacctcttcgAGGATCAGTGGTCACGCTGGTTTGCGCAGTACTTCATCGATGTCCGCGTCAGCATGGAGGCCAACCGCCACGACCTGTACTACAagatcctcgagctcctcaacaaTCCGCTGCTTGAACGCCATGTCCTCTGGGAGACATACCGCAAGGCTCGCGACTTGCTCAACGACGAGAAGACGCTCACGTCTACCTCAGACCGCCAGCACCTCAAGACGGTCGCGACATGGTTGGGCCGCATCACTCTCGGCCGCCGACTCCCAATCAAGTACCGCGAACTCTCCCTCAAGGACTTGCTCATCCAGGGCTATGACAACAAGcgcctcatcgtcgccatccCGTTTGTCTGCAACGTTCTCGCAGCATGCCAGGGCTCGCTCGTCTTCCGCCAGCCCAACCCGTGGTTCGTCGCTATCatccgcgtcctcgtcgagatgTACCACTATGGcgacctcaagctcaacatGAAGTTTGAGATCGAGGTGCTCTTTGGCAAACTCGACATCCAGCTGGAGTCTGTCGCGCCGTCGGAAGTGCTCCGCACCCACGTTCCGCCGCCCCAGCCGCAGCAGAATGTCCCGAaccgcctcgagcaggAGCTCCAGCGTCACCTCAACACGAACGAGTCGTCGAACGGCGGCCAGCGGTTCAACGACACCAACTTTGACGAGCATTACACTCGCTTACAGGCGTTACAGAACGAACACGCTGTGCAGCAGGCGCACGAGCAGTTCATGAACCATGTGGAGCAGTTGATCGCCGACCTCCCGGAGCAGCTGCGCTTCAACTCGGACCTCGGCGTTTTGCAAGCGCCGACGTTCAAGCGCATCGTCTTCCACTCGATCGAACGCGCCATCCGCGAGATTGTTGCGCCCGTGGTTGAGCGCTCAGTTACCATTGCGGgcatctcgtcgcgcgacctcgtccagAAGGACTTTGGCACCGAGGGCGACTCGACCAAGATGCGCAAGGCAGCTCACCTCATGGTCCAGAACTTGGCCGGCaatctcgctctcgtcacCTGCAAGGAGCCGCTGCGCACCAGCCTCATGTCCCACATCCGGTCCCTCGTGAGCCAGAACGGCTTCACCGAGGAGAACGTGCCGGACGGCGTCATCGCGGGTGTCGTCAACGAGAACCTTGACATTGCGTGTAACGTCATCCGTCGCGCTGCGATGGAGAAGGCCACGCGCGACATAGACGTCAACCTCCAGCCGCAGTTTGCCGCTCGCAAGGCCCACCGCGACTCGCGCAGCCAGCAGCCGTTCTGGGATGGCGCGTCGTTCGGCGTTGCCATATCACACACGGCGCTTCCAGACCCCCTGCGCCTCCGCCAGGGCGGCTTAACCGCGCAGCAGCTGCGCGTGTACGAGGACTTCGCCGAGTCGGCCCGTCCCGAGCTGCAGGCTGCCCAGCAGGCTGGCGCTCACGTCAACGGTGGTGAGGGCTATCTGCAGAACTACCGCGAGTTGGGCTTTACGGAGGGCAACCTCGCTCCCGCGGAAGCCAAGCGCGGCCCGTCTCCGCGTTTCCaggacgtcctcgagccgACCGAGACTGCGGTGACCCTTGCGCCGCAGAACTCGATCGAGAAGATTCACGAGGTTATCGGGGAGATCGAGAAGGTTATTGTTAACACGCCGGCCCAGGGCCTTaaccagctcgaggatgacCATGACCTGCGCAACTTCATGCGCAACGTTATTGTGATTGGACAGTCGTCGCGCGAGTCGAGCACTCTCAACATTGCCCAGAAGATTGTGCAGTTACTCTATAAGACCGACTCGCctctcggccgcgaggtcTACACGGTTCTCTTGCAGCAACTCTGCGTCGTCCAACCCAAGGTCGACCGCGAGGTCAAGCAGTGGCTCGTCTACGCCGAAGACCCGGTGAGTTTTGTCTGCCTCTCTATAGCTAACGGACAGCGCAAGTTCAGCGTGCCTGTCACGGCTGTACTCATCCGCGCGTCGTTCATTCGTGTGCctgagctcgacgcgcagctcgccaagcagATGTCGCGCGGCTACTCGCCGGATCTCATCAACTTTATTGCGCAGCTCATTCGCGAGTGCTCGCTCGGCCCGCAGGCCATCGTCACGCGCAACGCATTTGCGATGTGCGTCACGCAACTGCTTAAGGCGCAGGACCACGGTCAGTTGACCCCTGCTGCGGACCAGCTCCTGGATGACCTCCGCGGCGAGTCTATCCACGACAACAAGGCCACCACCGTCGACCCCAGCGTCCAGGAGCGCCTGCAACACTACTTCTTCGAGTGGGTGCGCCTGTTCACCGAGAACCCCACGTCTCCAGAGGTCTCGTTTGTGCCTTACATCACATGGCTGCAGAATGACAACATCCTCagtggcgaggacgtcTCCACGGCGTTCTACACGTCGGCGATCAAGGCTGCCGTCGAGTGCGACATGAAGTCGGAGAACGGCCAGTGGTTCGGTACTGACTCGCtggccaagctcatcatcctcatcgtcaAGAACTATGGCGACAAGAGCGGCCCCGGTAGCGTTACTCGCACCGTCTATTACTTCAATAAGATTGTCACGATTATGTCGTACAGCCTTGTGCGTGCACagctcaaccccgacgagCCCTTCGACCAGCGCCCGTGGGCCCGTTTCTTCACGAGCATGCTCGCGGAGATTGCGTCGATCGAGGCTTCGCTGCCCGAGACGGCTCTCGGCTGCCTCAAGAGCATTGCCAACGTGCTCGGCATCGTTCAGCCCACATACGCGCCGCGCTTCGCGTTCGGTTGGTTCTCGATCGTCTCGCACCGCCTGTTCAtggccaagctcctcgtcgcacCCCGCCAGGAGGGCTGGGCCGACTACCACCGCACGCTCATGTGGCTCCTGCGCTTCATGTCGCCGTTCATCActgccgacgccgacgacaacaacaacaacatgGGCCTGGCAGCGCGCAGCCTCTACAAGGCGACACTGCGCATCCTGCTGGTGCTCATGCACGACTTCCCGGGCTTCCTTGTCGAGTGCTACCACACTCTCTCGACGGCCATTCCAGCCCACTGCGTCCAGCTCCGGAACATCATCCTCGCGGCGttccccgccgccgaggcgccGCTGCCGGACGTGTACAAGCGTCTCGAAGAGCTCGTTCCGGAGATGCAAACGTTCCCGCGCGTCCGCTCTGACCACGTGAGTGCGCTCAACTCGGGCAACGTCAAGAACGCCATCGACAGCTTCGTGCACAACACGTCGCCGAACGGCGCACTCATCGTGtccgagctcaagaaccGAATCGCGGTGCAGAAGGTGCTCCCAGACAACGCGACCACGACGGTGTGGAACCACACTCTGCTCCACGCAACCGTCTTCTACCTCGGCACCTCGGCGGTCCACCGGCACTACATGCACACGGGTGtcgccgactttgaccACAAGGACCCCGCCGTCTCGCTGCTTCTGGGTCTCGCGCACTCgttcgacgc from Cutaneotrichosporon cavernicola HIS019 DNA, chromosome: 7b encodes:
- the GRX3 gene encoding uncharacterized protein (Glutaredoxin), with translation MSNLIEVTSPEHFKAELSKDLNRVSVLNFWAPWAEPCKGFNEAVAAEAARFPNVLFLNIEAESLADISESFDIEAVPSFLLLRGHSLLARHSGADPALLRSMLSQHSGQPAAANVASSAAAAASEPERPRTEEEITERCKEIMNRHKVVLFMKGNPSAPKCGFSRQTVGLLRDKGIEFAWFDILSDEDVRQGLKRVNDWPTFPQIILNGELVGGLDILKEMVESGEWDEVYADEAKE
- the CDC39 gene encoding uncharacterized protein (Domain of unknown function (DUF3819)) translates to MSHPPPGLGGGVARTGPPPGFGNNVQGGAGNSPGAGGGGSGANGGTAAIVRAQIVFLLSTLSEDTFDKASQELRTMASNHGPEMYHHFVRRTAVVAAPVIQTLVQHSQQYKDDPSAPPPQISTTDHAALAWRLLATEAVRAARDVSLAPHYVATMLSPSQGTPLPLPNLRLFNLSPAVLFSLSALALANPQVFPNTNPAYDAVKNDLHQTYQGAMEILGSNMPFWAGNIPGQPQDDISMQEARILILALYPCSSPSSDDKLARPASPINPTLPHHTILNSLQRGFMLQVLTHKFNGPIILHNTLPALQPGGAPRTVGAIPLEDILFELGETITQDETTVAAVIKCWWGPYILDEPVPQAVFDEVVHTLHGLCRGLHEGRTTDTLAVMKALVETTKPANIHWDDVVKSFDTPSTPLAYSAALMLAANLLLVPPQTPVPPIAALLPASTSDRTWINMSSLLYVLRNLSQLPPDSLNLYTSPTSPPPEAMARIVEPYPAETKVSKAVRQQAKDVQAAGLWNTLGLIQVLTRACTMADSEEGPEREDRIEVGRRATELLDRAASLAPELVLIGLEKLPKPLPPPIQAMHQKILEIYLVNPYADLASAPLVFQQLWDLNPSGLLKDLGEFYGEDENNLGKVVEIAWDLNIMDKLLESENVHFALDVATLAASKDYFHLGDWLADTVSVRDHDFLLAIFDFIEHKVRLEIDHQHQPESVPNLMFTLSDDAYSIFIRVLRNAENLAAEDVRRFKILRTDVLILHPRLLNLRPGSKEEQGFAVATYSKTISSQVDDMYRRMYSEDDDLTLDSVIDQLTQYSKSSDTREQELFAAALHSLFDEYKFIKTYPHRELTMTGILFGAIIDCRLVKDTPAFVATRYVADACKTAPHEPPYQFGVSALGVLRASLVDFPGLCRSLLEIPALHESHPSYIQEIQAAVAEREELDQQGGVKLAFPALKLPILIEEGDDQFREPDPMTRDKIMFIVNNIAPGNYETKSLDLLNLFEDQWSRWFAQYFIDVRVSMEANRHDLYYKILELLNNPLLERHVLWETYRKARDLLNDEKTLTSTSDRQHLKTVATWLGRITLGRRLPIKYRELSLKDLLIQGYDNKRLIVAIPFVCNVLAACQGSLVFRQPNPWFVAIIRVLVEMYHYGDLKLNMKFEIEVLFGKLDIQLESVAPSEVLRTHVPPPQPQQNVPNRLEQELQRHLNTNESSNGGQRFNDTNFDEHYTRLQALQNEHAVQQAHEQFMNHVEQLIADLPEQLRFNSDLGVLQAPTFKRIVFHSIERAIREIVAPVVERSVTIAGISSRDLVQKDFGTEGDSTKMRKAAHLMVQNLAGNLALVTCKEPLRTSLMSHIRSLVSQNGFTEENVPDGVIAGVVNENLDIACNVIRRAAMEKATRDIDVNLQPQFAARKAHRDSRSQQPFWDGASFGVAISHTALPDPLRLRQGGLTAQQLRVYEDFAESARPELQAAQQAGAHVNGGEGYLQNYRELGFTEGNLAPAEAKRGPSPRFQDVLEPTETAVTLAPQNSIEKIHEVIGEIEKVIVNTPAQGLNQLEDDHDLRNFMRNVIVIGQSSRESSTLNIAQKIVQLLYKTDSPLGREVYTVLLQQLCVVQPKVDREVKQWLVYAEDPRKFSVPVTAVLIRASFIRVPELDAQLAKQMSRGYSPDLINFIAQLIRECSLGPQAIVTRNAFAMCVTQLLKAQDHGQLTPAADQLLDDLRGESIHDNKATTVDPSVQERLQHYFFEWVRLFTENPTSPEVSFVPYITWLQNDNILSGEDVSTAFYTSAIKAAVECDMKSENGQWFGTDSLAKLIILIVKNYGDKSGPGSVTRTVYYFNKIVTIMSYSLVRAQLNPDEPFDQRPWARFFTSMLAEIASIEASLPETALGCLKSIANVLGIVQPTYAPRFAFGWFSIVSHRLFMAKLLVAPRQEGWADYHRTLMWLLRFMSPFITADADDNNNNMGLAARSLYKATLRILLVLMHDFPGFLVECYHTLSTAIPAHCVQLRNIILAAFPAAEAPLPDVYKRLEELVPEMQTFPRVRSDHVSALNSGNVKNAIDSFVHNTSPNGALIVSELKNRIAVQKVLPDNATTTVWNHTLLHATVFYLGTSAVHRHYMHTGVADFDHKDPAVSLLLGLAHSFDAEGQYLILSVIADQLRFPSAHTSFFAQLMLYMFKVSTDPLIAMRIARVLLERVIVARPHPWGLIVTFVELLENPAYGFWDQQFVRADDEIFLMFRRAREGFGAQPL
- a CDS encoding uncharacterized protein (RNA recognition motif), with amino-acid sequence MADVDMGADARRDANGKSDWAARSVEGWIIIVTGLNEESTEEDLQDLFGEYGDVRNLSMALNRRTGYVMGYALIEYARKEEAEAAIKETDGTEFLEKKIHTDFAFAKAPAGARGGRGGPRRRDRSLSPGRR